Proteins encoded together in one Ictidomys tridecemlineatus isolate mIctTri1 chromosome 3, mIctTri1.hap1, whole genome shotgun sequence window:
- the Ska2 gene encoding spindle and kinetochore-associated protein 2 isoform X1, translating into MALNSQSFCLSLLSCWDYSSRKLTLIWITFSIGWNMKSREIILIQQASFQRTHHICLYVVLRIEHGLHACQKVLFVLSGCLNVQSDMEEIEPRFKRLKIDPEKPPFKRKRYRKKTKRNQIDSAKKLISWEDLKKLTTQASRIIRLLGKNRTPVLMVATVIALLGCQDGESSEQECRNSIE; encoded by the exons TTCCAGAAAGCTGACTCTGATCTGGATTACATTCAGTATAGGCTGGAATATGAAATCAAGAGAAATCATCCTGATTCAGCAGGCCAG ctttcagcGGACACatcatatttgtttgtatgtggtgctgaggattgaacatgggctgcatgcatgccag aaggtgcttTTCGTCCTATCTGGGTGCCTGAACGTGCAATCAGACATGGAAGAGATAGAACCGAGATTCAAGCGACTGAAGATCGACCCGGAGAAGCCCCCATTCAAAAGGAAGAGATATCGGAAAAAGACGAAGAGAAACCAGATTGACTCAGCTAAAAAGCTGATTTCATGGGAAGACTTGAAGAAGCTAACAACACAGGCTTCCCGAATAATTCGACTTCTAGGAAAAAACAGGACCCCAGTCTTGATGGTAGCGACAGTAATTGCCCTGCTGGGCTGTCAG GATGGCGAGTCTTCGGAACAAGAATGCAGAAACTCGATAGAGTGA
- the Ska2 gene encoding spindle and kinetochore-associated protein 2 isoform X6: MEAEVDKLELMFQKADSDLDYIQYRLEYEIKRNHPDSAGQKNPVSVLKELSAMKSRYQSLYARFKPVVVEQKETKSRIYATLNKTMTMIEELQKQTDLELSPLTEEEKTVTEQLKSHITDS, encoded by the exons TTCCAGAAAGCTGACTCTGATCTGGATTACATTCAGTATAGGCTGGAATATGAAATCAAGAGAAATCATCCTGATTCAGCAGGCCAG aAAAATCCAGTTTCTGTCCTAAAGGAATTATCAGCGATGAAGTCTCGCTATCAATCTTTATATGCACGTTTTAAACCAGTTGTTGTTGAGCAGAAAGAGACTAAGAGCCGAATTTATGCTACTTTGAATAAGACTATGACCATGATAGAAGAACTACAAAAGCAAACAGATCTGGAG CTGTCACCACTGACTGAAGAAGAGAAAACTGTGACAGAGCAATTAAAATCTCACATAACAGACTCATGA
- the Ska2 gene encoding spindle and kinetochore-associated protein 2 isoform X5, translating into MGLLFQKADSDLDYIQYRLEYEIKRNHPDSAGQKVLFVLSGCLNVQSDMEEIEPRFKRLKIDPEKPPFKRKRYRKKTKRNQIDSAKKLISWEDLKKLTTQASRIIRLLGKNRTPVLMVATVIALLGCQDGESSEQECRNSIE; encoded by the exons TTCCAGAAAGCTGACTCTGATCTGGATTACATTCAGTATAGGCTGGAATATGAAATCAAGAGAAATCATCCTGATTCAGCAGGCCAG aaggtgcttTTCGTCCTATCTGGGTGCCTGAACGTGCAATCAGACATGGAAGAGATAGAACCGAGATTCAAGCGACTGAAGATCGACCCGGAGAAGCCCCCATTCAAAAGGAAGAGATATCGGAAAAAGACGAAGAGAAACCAGATTGACTCAGCTAAAAAGCTGATTTCATGGGAAGACTTGAAGAAGCTAACAACACAGGCTTCCCGAATAATTCGACTTCTAGGAAAAAACAGGACCCCAGTCTTGATGGTAGCGACAGTAATTGCCCTGCTGGGCTGTCAG GATGGCGAGTCTTCGGAACAAGAATGCAGAAACTCGATAGAGTGA
- the Ska2 gene encoding spindle and kinetochore-associated protein 2 isoform X3 — protein sequence MEAEVDKLELMFQKADSDLDYIQYRLEYEIKRNHPDSAGQKVLFVLSGCLNVQSDMEEIEPRFKRLKIDPEKPPFKRKRYRKKTKRNQIDSAKKLISWEDLKKLTTQASRIIRLLGKNRTPVLMVATVIALLGCQDGESSEQECRNSIE from the exons TTCCAGAAAGCTGACTCTGATCTGGATTACATTCAGTATAGGCTGGAATATGAAATCAAGAGAAATCATCCTGATTCAGCAGGCCAG aaggtgcttTTCGTCCTATCTGGGTGCCTGAACGTGCAATCAGACATGGAAGAGATAGAACCGAGATTCAAGCGACTGAAGATCGACCCGGAGAAGCCCCCATTCAAAAGGAAGAGATATCGGAAAAAGACGAAGAGAAACCAGATTGACTCAGCTAAAAAGCTGATTTCATGGGAAGACTTGAAGAAGCTAACAACACAGGCTTCCCGAATAATTCGACTTCTAGGAAAAAACAGGACCCCAGTCTTGATGGTAGCGACAGTAATTGCCCTGCTGGGCTGTCAG GATGGCGAGTCTTCGGAACAAGAATGCAGAAACTCGATAGAGTGA
- the Ska2 gene encoding spindle and kinetochore-associated protein 2 isoform X4, whose amino-acid sequence MKSREIILIQQASFQRTHHICLYVVLRIEHGLHACQKVLFVLSGCLNVQSDMEEIEPRFKRLKIDPEKPPFKRKRYRKKTKRNQIDSAKKLISWEDLKKLTTQASRIIRLLGKNRTPVLMVATVIALLGCQDGESSEQECRNSIE is encoded by the exons ATGAAATCAAGAGAAATCATCCTGATTCAGCAGGCCAG ctttcagcGGACACatcatatttgtttgtatgtggtgctgaggattgaacatgggctgcatgcatgccag aaggtgcttTTCGTCCTATCTGGGTGCCTGAACGTGCAATCAGACATGGAAGAGATAGAACCGAGATTCAAGCGACTGAAGATCGACCCGGAGAAGCCCCCATTCAAAAGGAAGAGATATCGGAAAAAGACGAAGAGAAACCAGATTGACTCAGCTAAAAAGCTGATTTCATGGGAAGACTTGAAGAAGCTAACAACACAGGCTTCCCGAATAATTCGACTTCTAGGAAAAAACAGGACCCCAGTCTTGATGGTAGCGACAGTAATTGCCCTGCTGGGCTGTCAG GATGGCGAGTCTTCGGAACAAGAATGCAGAAACTCGATAGAGTGA
- the Ska2 gene encoding spindle and kinetochore-associated protein 2 isoform X7 → MGLLFQKADSDLDYIQYRLEYEIKRNHPDSAGQKNPVSVLKELSAMKSRYQSLYARFKPVVVEQKETKSRIYATLNKTMTMIEELQKQTDLELSPLTEEEKTVTEQLKSHITDS, encoded by the exons TTCCAGAAAGCTGACTCTGATCTGGATTACATTCAGTATAGGCTGGAATATGAAATCAAGAGAAATCATCCTGATTCAGCAGGCCAG aAAAATCCAGTTTCTGTCCTAAAGGAATTATCAGCGATGAAGTCTCGCTATCAATCTTTATATGCACGTTTTAAACCAGTTGTTGTTGAGCAGAAAGAGACTAAGAGCCGAATTTATGCTACTTTGAATAAGACTATGACCATGATAGAAGAACTACAAAAGCAAACAGATCTGGAG CTGTCACCACTGACTGAAGAAGAGAAAACTGTGACAGAGCAATTAAAATCTCACATAACAGACTCATGA